TCCGGATACATCTCGATTGCCTTTTCAATTCCTGGCCAGGCTCCCTCAGCACTGCCGATCGCGATCAACGTAGAGTATTTGAGCTTATAAAGAAGCGAAGGAGGCATCATATGGTTTTCGAGAAACCCGATAATAGACAGATTCACGAACTTGAACGTTTTCTCATGCTCCTGGATACGTGAGAATTCACTGGCAAGATGATACTCAATCCATGGAGAGTGGTCCTCTTTTTCCAATTCCTTCATAAGTAGCCCAATATTGCGCTCGAGCTTGTTCTTTCTGCCAGTACATTCATTCATGTAGCCGTAATGGTATATCCGTACAGGCAAGATTTGAATGTGGAGATCATCGGTCAGATTGGGAAGAACCTCTTCTACGTTGAGCGTTTCATGGATGGGAAAATGGAAGCGAAAACCGATGCCATTGCGAAACAAACGTGAGTGAGCGATATGAAAAGCATCGTCTTCATTTATGTCATCTCCAATGTAATTAATTAGATGGATATAAAAAAGAGAATCTTCTTGACCACGAAGCAGCTCCTTCAAGTTCTTGCTATCTTCCTGGTTCAATTCCTCATCGGCATCCATCCACAAAATCCAGTCGCCCGTTGCTTTTTCCAGTCCAAAGTTTCGGGCTTCTGCGAAGTTATCCTGCCACTCATACGAATGCATGACCGCTCCGAATGACTTGCATATCTCTACGGTGTTGTCCGTACTCCCCGTGTCTACAATAATCATTTCATCCACAAGATCTTTTACGCTTTCCAAGCACTTGTGAAGGCATTCTTCTTCGTTTTTTACAATCATACATAGGGAAATTTTGGGCGACTCAGACATGCTGCTCATCTCCTTTTACACACATCACTGAGATCGTAGTCTATCCCCCCTTTACTCTATGAGTGGACTGCTTCTTTCAGA
The window above is part of the Brevibacillus brevis NBRC 100599 genome. Proteins encoded here:
- a CDS encoding glycosyltransferase encodes the protein MSESPKISLCMIVKNEEECLHKCLESVKDLVDEMIIVDTGSTDNTVEICKSFGAVMHSYEWQDNFAEARNFGLEKATGDWILWMDADEELNQEDSKNLKELLRGQEDSLFYIHLINYIGDDINEDDAFHIAHSRLFRNGIGFRFHFPIHETLNVEEVLPNLTDDLHIQILPVRIYHYGYMNECTGRKNKLERNIGLLMKELEKEDHSPWIEYHLASEFSRIQEHEKTFKFVNLSIIGFLENHMMPPSLLYKLKYSTLIAIGSAEGAWPGIEKAIEMYPDYVDLHLYKGIIQYLKNDYKRALMTFDHCLELGESNIRHLTLKGSGSFHAWYYKGLCYEGLDQVKKAVAAYQTALAMAENHAPAKEALEKLCSTAEVSHTSNNK